Part of the Kitasatospora sp. NBC_01266 genome, GCCGGCTGCGCCTGGAGCGGCGCGGCACGGTCCGGCCGGGCCACCACGCCGACCTGGTGCTCTTCGACCCCGACACGGTCGCCGACACCGCGACCTTCGAGCAGCCGCGCCGCCCGGCGGTCGGTATCCAGCACGTCTACGTCAACGGCACCGCCGTGCTGCGCGACGGCCGCCCCACCGGTGCGCGGCCGGGGCGGACGCTGCGGCGGGTGACAGGAGGGCACGTTCGATGACCTGTTTCACCAGCCGGCTCGCCGCCGACCGGGTGATCGCGGTGGTGCGGGCGCCACGGATACCCGATGCCGCCGCGCTCTGCGCCGCGCTGCTGGCGGGCGGCATCCGTTGGGTCGAACTCACCTGCACCACGCCGGAAGTGATGGACAGCCTGGCTTCGGCGGTGGCCGCCGACCCGGGCGTCCGGCTCGGCCTGGGCACCGTGCTGACGGCTGACCAGGCGCGTGCCGGGATCGCCGCCGGGGCCGAGTACCTGGTGACGCCCGGCTGCCGCGCCGAGGTGGCGCAGGTGGCACGCGCGGCGGGTGTTCCGGTCCTGCTCGGCGCGCTCACCCCCACCGAGGTCGCCCGGGCCGCCGACCTGGGCGCCGCCGCCGTCAAGGTCTTCCCGGCCCGCGCCTTCGGCCCCGGCTACTTCAAGGACCTGCGCGGGCCCTACCCGGACATCCCGCTGATCGCCTCCGGCGGCGTCGATGCCGCCACCGCCCCGGCCTATCTCGGCCACGGCGCGCTGGCCGTCTGCGCGGGCGGCGAGGTCGTCCCGGCCGCGGCGGTGGCGGCCGGTGACTGGCCCGAACTCACCCGCCGCGCGAAGGCGTTCATCGCGTCGCTGGATGACGCCGGACCCGGCCCGAGCCGTGCCCGTCAGGGCCTTGGGGCGCCGGAGGGGCCGGGCGCGGGCTGAACCGCGCTGCTTCCCCGAGGCCCTGACGTCACGTCAGGACAGCTTCGCCAGGAAGGTGTCCGCGATCACCTGGTACCCGGTGTCGTTCGCGTGGATGTCCTTCCGGGCCATGTTGGTCCAGGTCATGATCCGCGCCACGTCCAGCGGGACCTGCTGGCCGTCCAGCGGGACCAGGGGCAGCAGCGAGTTGGTGTCGAAGGCCTTCGACACGTCGGCCGTGGGCACCCCGTGCAGCGCGTCGACGACGTCCAGGGTCCCGTTGAGGGTGTCGGCCAGCGGGATGGAGAGCCCGGCCAGCACCTCGCCCTGGGCGCCGGTCATCCAGTCCGCCAGGAAGGGGTCGTAGAGGTTCATCCCGACGAATCTGGTGCGCGGACCGGCGGCGGCCTTCAGCTTGCCGAGGATGGTGTTGAGGTCCCAGCCCGCCGTCGCTATGCCCTTGGCCGCGCAGGCGGCGTCCAGGCTGCCGCCGGTGGCGCAGCCGTCCACGTCGTTGGCGCCGATGTCCAGGGTGACGGTCAGGTCGTCGCCGTGATGGGCTTTCAGGAAGGCTATGGCGGTGGCCAGTTGGGTGCCGGCGTACGGATGGGGGTAGGAGCAGCCGCCGTTGATCATCGAGCCGGTGGTCTCGCCGGGGCAGCCGAGGTCGGTGAAGGAGAACGGGTGACCGGCCTGTTCGGCCCGCCGGCCCAGCGTCGCGGCCAGGTCCTGGGCGTAGCCGTGGCCGACCTCGGAGCCGCCGCCGGGCAGCGTCTGGAAGCCGGCCGCGAGGGAGTCGCCCAGCGCCAGGTAGTAACGGGTGCCGGGGGCGGCGGCCGAGGCGGGGCCGGCGCCGAGGGCGAGCAGGGTGGCGCCGAGCGCGGTGGCGCAGGCAGCGGCGCGCAGACGGCGGCTGAGAAGAGAACGCATGAGCCCTCCCGGGGCGACCCGGCGCGGCCCGGGTGGCGGCGGCGGGTCGAACCCGGCGAGGTTACTGCCTGGTACAGGGGAGGGTAAGGGGTGCGGAACGGTCAACCGTCGCAGATCAAGGAATCGTTACCAGGCCCAGGGCGATCAGGTCCGCCAGCGGCTCGGCGATGCTGCAGGTGCCGAAGCCGGTGAAGGCCGCCCGGGCGGCACCGGCCTGCTGCTCGTCCAGCTCGGCCAGGCGTGCGGCGATCACCTCGCCGTCCCGCTCGCCCAGCAGCGCGGCCAGGTCGCCGTGCTCCGCGCCGCCGAGCGCCGCGTGGGTGGCCAGCAGCACGTTGAGGAAGCCGTGGTGCTCGAAGCCGGTGGCCGCATCGGTGTGCCGCAGCGCGTGGTGCAGTCCGGCGGTGCACTTGACGGCGAGGCGCCGGTAGACCGCGGCGTAGAGGAAGGAGGCCAGCTCCAGCTCGCCGGGGAAGGCGGCCTCGGTGGTGCCGCCGGTGCGGAACTTGGCCCGGTAGCCGCTGCCCTCCAACTCGTCCAGCGCGAGCAGCAACTCGGGGCCGCGGGCCACCTCGACGGCAGCCGTGATGTCCGGCGCGTACTGGGGCAGCAGCTTGTCGAGGGTGGTGCGGACCTTGCGCACGCCCTCGGCGGCGGTGCCGTCCTGGTCGGCCAGTACCTCCAGGCCGGCGATCCGCAGCCGGGGGTCGGCCGCGACCGCGCGCAGCGCCGGCTCCAGTCCCGTGCTGCCGTTCGGCACGATCAGGCCGATCGCCAGCTCGCCCTCGCCCACCTGCTCGGCGAGCGCGTCGAGCCGGCCCGCGCCGCAGAGGAAGGGGCCGACCAGCTCCGCGTACCAGGCCGTGCGGTGGGCCAGGTGGGCCGGGACGGCCTGCGGCAGCGGCAGGTCGCCGGGCGGGAAGATCGCCGCGTCGTCGCAGAGCCCGGCGAAGAGCGGTGCAATCACGCTCCGGGGGGCCTGGGGGATCGTCATCGGTGCTCGTCCTTCGGGGTCGCGGCGGGGCACGGCCGTACCCCTGGAGCCCGAGCCTGCCGCAGTTCGCCGGGCCGGGGCAAGGGGCCCGCTGCCCCGGGGGTGGACACGCGCTGAACGGGTGAGAATGCGCCGCCCGTATATCAGTGGGCGATACCTGTAGGCCAGGACGCGCCATCACCTGGTGCGCGTATCTCGTCACTGGAGGTAGTCATGCGGATTGCTCCCGCTCCGCTCCGCGGCCGGGCCCGTTCCCGTTCCGCCGGGTCACGCGCCGCCGGGCTGTTCGGCGCCACGGCCCTGCTCGCGCTCTTCGCCGGCGCCGCTCCCGCCGACGCGGTCAACGGCGCCGTGCACGGCGCGCTCGCCGGCTCGGCGGTGAGCGTGGACAGCCAGGGCACCGTGGCCCCGGACGGCACGGTCACGCTCTCGGGCAGCTACCAGTGCATGACCGGCGGTGCGGTCTTCGTCAGCAGCAGCCTGCGGATCGGCAACCAGAGCAGCAGCATCGGCAACGGCACCCAGGCCACCTGCGACGGGGCGCAGCACCGCTGGATCAGCCAGGGCAAGCCGGACCAGCTCCTCGTCAAGCCCGGAGCCGCGCAGGTGCAGGCGACTCTTGTGCATCTCACCGAAGGTGCGCTGGTGCCGATGCCCGAGTTCCTCGCTGCTCAGAGCCAGGACATCACCCTGGTCGCGGACGGTAGCTGAGCCAAGTCCCCCGGGGCTCGCGGGCGGCGGCTGAGGCCGCGTCAAGCAGGGCCGGGGGCTTGCGCGGCGGCGTGTGCGCCGGTGCCCCATTGGGCACACCTGGTAAACCGGCGCACCGCATCGCTATACAGCAATTATGAGAAATATGATCGCGCCGGCCGACAATAATGCACCCAAGGCTGGAGAAGGCTCAACAGAAGCTCAAATGTTGGTACGGACTTGCCGGGCTGTAAGTGGTCAACTGCCCCGATGCCGCTGACCTGTGGCGATCCAGCCGGACCCGGGCGATTCCCGGTCCTGGTGTGATCAACCGAATTCGATCGCCGTGGAGCAGACCGGGGGACTCGTGAACATAACTATTCGGTCGAGGGGTCTTTGCAGATCCTTAATGGCCCGCTAGCGTTCACCGCACTCTCACCCGCCATCTTTGAAGAGGGTCCCCCCACATGGCAGTTGTTGACAAAATAACGAACCCCGGTGCTTCTTCCACCAAGCTCCGCCGGGACATCGGCCTGATCGGCCTGCTCTGGGCCTCGGTCGGCTCGATCATCGGGTCCGGCTGGCTCTACGGTGCGAAGAACGCAGTGGTGGTCGCCGGTCCGGCGGCCGTCATCTCGTGGGGGATCGGCGCCGTCGCCATCGTGCTGCTCGCACTGGTCCACGCCGAGCTAGGCGGTATGTTCCCGGTCGCCGGTGGCACCGCCCGTTACCCGCACTACACCTTCGGTGGCCTGGCCGGCATGAGCTTCGGCTGGTTCTCCTGGCTCCAGGCGGCCACGGTCGCGCCGATCGAGGTCGAGGCGATGATCGGCTACGCCGGTCACTGGAGCTTCGCCCAGGGCTTCGAGCACGCCAACGGCACCCTGACCCCGTCCGGCTTCGTGGTCGCGGTGGTGCTGATGGCGGTCTTCGTGGCCGTGAACTTCCTCGGGGTGCGCCTGCTGGCCCAGACCAACAGCGCCGCGACCTGGTGGAAGGTGTTCATCCCGCTGGTCGCGATCTTCGTCCTGGCGTTCACCCACTTCCACGCGAGCAACTTCACCTCGCACGGCTTCATCCCGTACGGCATCAAGGGTGTGCTCGGCGCGATCAGCACCAGCGGCATCATCTTCGCCCTGCTCGGCTTCGAGCAGGCGATCCAGCTCTCCGGTGAGAGCAAGAACCCCAAGCGCGACATCCCCCGCGCGGTGCTCGGCTCGGTCTTCATCGGTGCCGCGATCTACACCCTGCTGCAGATCGTCTACATCGGCGCGCTGCCCGGCAGCTCCTTCGTCAAGGGCTGGGCGAACCTGGCCTACCAGGGCATCAGCGGCCCGTTCGCCGGTCTGGCCACCGTCATCGGCCTGGGCTGGCTGGCCTGGATCCTCTACATCGACGCGCTGATCTCGCCCGGTGGCACCGGCCTGATCTACACCACGTCCACCTCGCGGATCTCCTACGGCCTGAGCCGCAACGGCTACGCCCCGCAGCTGTTCGAGAAGACCGACAAGCGCGGCGTGCCGTGGTTCGGCCTGCTGATCTCCTTCGTCACCGGCGTGGTCTGCTTCCTGCCCTTCCCGAGCTGGCAGCAGCTGGTCAGCTTCATCACCTCGGCCAGCGTGCTGATGTACGCCGGTGCTCCGCTCGCCTTCGGGGTGCTGCGCGGTCGGCTGCCGGAGCGGAACCGTCCGTACCGCCTGCCGCTGGGCAACGTGGTCGCTCCGGTCTCCTTCGTGGTCGCCAGCCTGATCATCTACTGGTCCGGCTGGAACACCCTGTGGCGCCTGGGCTTCGCGATCCTCTTCGGCTACCTGCTGCTCGGCAGCTACGCCTTCTACGCGACGAAGAAGAACCTGCCGAACGCGCCGCAGATGAACTGGAAGTCCGCGCAGTGGCTGCCGGTCTACCTGATCGGCCTGGGCATCATCTCCAAGCTCGGCGGCTTCGGCACCGGCTCGCTCAACGACCTGACGCTCGGCTGGGACATCCTGGTGATCACCGTCTTCTCGCTGGGCATCTACTACTGGGCCCGCGCCGTGGGCCTGCCGGCCGAGGACATCGAGCGCAACATCGAGGACGTCGAGGTGGTTGACGAGGGCGGTCACTGACCGTCCGTCAGTTTCTGACAGTGCGTCGGGCCCTGCTCCGGAAAGACTCCGGAGCAGGGCCCGACGCGTCGTAGCATGCGCGGTATGACTAGTGAGACGAGTGGCCGGCCCACCGAAGCCGGCGGCATTCCCGAGGGCGTCGGCCGGACCGCGATCGGCGTGGCCCGCGCCCGCGCGATGGAGAGTGCCCGGCCCGACCGCCTGTTCAACGACCCGTACGCGGCGGCCTTCGTCACCGCCGCGCGGGCCGGGCAGCCCGAGACGCCCCGGCCCAACCCCTCGCCGGCGCTGATCGCGATGGGCCGCCACCTGGTCATCCGCACCCGGTTCTTCGACGACTACCTGCTGCGCGCCGCCCGCGAGGGCTGCCCGCAGGTGGTGGTGCCCGCCGCCGGGCTGGACACCCGGGCCTTCCGGCTGGACTGGCCGGCCGGCACCCGGGTCTTCGAGATCGACATGCCCCCGGTGCTGGCCTTCAAGGAGCGGGTGCTCGCCGAGCAGGGCGCCGTCGCGCCGGTGCCGCGCACCGTGCTCGCCGCCGACCTGCGCGAGGAGTGGGGCGCGGCGCTGATCAAGGCGGGCTTCGACCCGGCGGTGCGCACCGTCTGGCTGCTGGAGGGGCTGCTGGTCTACCTCAGCTCCCAGGAGGTCGCCGCGATCCTCGGCACCATCGGCGAACTCAGCGCTCCGGGCAGCCGGTTGGCCTTCACCCACGGGCGCGGCAACAAGGAGCACCAGCACCCCGGCGGTCCGGCCGCGGACGACGCGGCGGCCCCGGAGCTGGCCGCCGTCTACGCGCTGTGGCGCGGCGGGCTGGACGAGGACCCGGTCGGCTGGCTGAACCGGCACGGGTGGCGGGCCGAGCGCCACAACCGCGCCGAACTGGCCGTCGGCTACGGTCGGCCGGCCGACTACGTGGGCCCGAACCGCAGCTTCGTCACCGCCGAGCTCCCGGTCGGGCCGGCCGCGTGAGAGCGCGGTACCGGTCCTAGTGCCACGTCAGGCAACCTTCGCCCCGTCGGGCAAAGGCTGCCTGACGCGGCACTAGACCCTGGGTGCCGTCCCACATGTGACGGCCGCCCCGGATGTGGGCGACCCACCTGTCGGCCGCGCCCCGCCGCCCCTACGGTGGCGGGGCGCGGGCCACCAGGGCCTGTCCGAGCGCGGGGAGTTGACGCGGCGTGCGAGCTTGGTGCCGATGGCTACTGGCGATGCTGCTGGCCCTGACCGGCCTGGGCGCGGGAGCCCTGCCGGCCACGGCGGCCGTTCCCGGCTACCTGACCCTGGAGGCGAACTACACCAGCGTCGCCAACGGCTGGGACCATGTCGAGCGCTACCTCGACACCACCCCCGGCTTCACCCAGGAGCAGTACCCGCCGGACGGCCGGGGCGACCAGGACGGCCAGCGGCTGACCTTCTTCGGCGGCGTCGCGGAGCCCTTCTCCGGCCGCTTCCTGCTCTACTCCGCGCCCGGTTGGAACACCGGCACGCACCAGGTCCCGGTGCTGCTGGTGCACGGTGCCAACGACAACCCCGACCGCGCCTGGGCCGACCCGGGCGAGTCCGGCGGCTACGGCTGCGGCACCACCCCGTGCCCCGACACCGGCCTGATGCAGTACCTCTCCTCGCGTGGCTACCGGGTCTTCGCGATCGGGTTCGCCCAGAAGCAGGGTGACAACCTGATGCAGGCCCAGGAGGTGGGCGACGCGATCGCGCTGATCCGGGCCAAGCTGAACGTCCCGCAGGTCGACCTGGTCGGCTGGAGCAAGGGCGAGGTGTCGGCCCGCGCCTACGTCTCCTCGCTGGCCCCGAGTTGGGGACGCCCGTACGCGGGCGACGTGCGCAAGCTGATCACCCTCGGCGGCCCCAACGGCGGCTACGACTACCCCTTCGCGCACGGCTGGGCGCACGACTTCAGCATCTGGCCGGAGTGCGGCGGCACGGTCAACGCCCCTTCCCCGCACCTGGACATGACCTGCTACGGCACCTACACCGCACACCCCGAGTTCGCCTTCACCCCGACCGACGGCTACGACGACTACCCGGGCCAACGCCAGATGCTGGCCCGCTGGGACGGGACCTACGGCGTGGACGAGACCCAACAGGACTGGTACACCACGTACTACGGCGGTACCGGCGTCTACACCAGCGGCACCGGCATCCAGGCCGCGATCGACGCCGGCTCGCTGATCGCCCCGCTGCAGCGGGCCGGGGTGCCCGCCTCGATCAGCACCTACCTGCTGGCCGGCGGCACCCCGAACGTGCTCGGCATCTTCAACGAGGACCGCGGCCCCAGCGACGGCGTGGTCTTCGAGGCCAGCGCGCTGGACACCGCGGGCATCGGCGATGTCGCGGGCACCGCGCTGATCGCGGGCGCCAACCACCTGGAACTCGGCTGGGACGGCGCGGCGAGCGCGCAGGTCGTCAGCTGGCTGAACTGACAGGAGCGCCTCGGATGCCCCGGATTGGCACCACCCGACTGACCGTCAACTACGCCGAGATCGAAGGGCGTACGGGAGAACCCGTGCTGCTCGTGCACGGCAACGTCTCCGACAGCCGGTTCTGGCGGCAGACCATGCGCGACCTGCCCGAGCAGTTCCGGCCGATCGCCCCCGACCTGCGCGGCTTCGGCGCCACCGACCCGCTGCCGGTGGACGCCCGGCGCGGCGTGCGGGACTACGCCGAGGACCTGCTCGCCCTGATCGAGGCGCTGGAACTGGGCCGGCTGCACCTGGTCGGCTGGAGCCTGGGCGGCGGCGTGGCGCTCCAACTGCTGCGCGACGAGCCGGGATTGCTGCGCTCGGTCACGCTGGTCAACCCGGTCTCGCCGTACGGCTTCGGCGGCACCCAGGGCGTGCAGGGGTGGCTCAACTCGCCGGACGGCGCCGGTTCCGGCGGCGGCGCGGCGAACCCGGAGTTCGTCCGACGGCTGGCCGAGGGCGACACCGGGGACGACTCGCCGTTCTCCCCGCGCAACGTCCTGGCCGGCTGCTACCTGGCCCCGCCGACCACGCCGGGCGGCGCCGACCTGCCCGAGGCCGAGACCTACCTGGCCGCGATGCTCGCCACCCGCTGCGGCGACGGCCACTACCCCGGCGACCAGCGCCCGAGCCGGGCATGGCCCGGCTTCGCCCCGGGCGACCGGGGTGTGCTCAACGCCCTGGCGCCGACGCACTTCCGGGTGACCGACCTGGAGGCGATCGACCCCAAGCCGCCGATCCTGTGGATCCGCGGCACCGAGGACGTGATCG contains:
- a CDS encoding bifunctional 4-hydroxy-2-oxoglutarate aldolase/2-dehydro-3-deoxy-phosphogluconate aldolase: MTCFTSRLAADRVIAVVRAPRIPDAAALCAALLAGGIRWVELTCTTPEVMDSLASAVAADPGVRLGLGTVLTADQARAGIAAGAEYLVTPGCRAEVAQVARAAGVPVLLGALTPTEVARAADLGAAAVKVFPARAFGPGYFKDLRGPYPDIPLIASGGVDAATAPAYLGHGALAVCAGGEVVPAAAVAAGDWPELTRRAKAFIASLDDAGPGPSRARQGLGAPEGPGAG
- a CDS encoding SAM-dependent methyltransferase — protein: MTSETSGRPTEAGGIPEGVGRTAIGVARARAMESARPDRLFNDPYAAAFVTAARAGQPETPRPNPSPALIAMGRHLVIRTRFFDDYLLRAAREGCPQVVVPAAGLDTRAFRLDWPAGTRVFEIDMPPVLAFKERVLAEQGAVAPVPRTVLAADLREEWGAALIKAGFDPAVRTVWLLEGLLVYLSSQEVAAILGTIGELSAPGSRLAFTHGRGNKEHQHPGGPAADDAAAPELAAVYALWRGGLDEDPVGWLNRHGWRAERHNRAELAVGYGRPADYVGPNRSFVTAELPVGPAA
- a CDS encoding APC family permease, with the protein product MAVVDKITNPGASSTKLRRDIGLIGLLWASVGSIIGSGWLYGAKNAVVVAGPAAVISWGIGAVAIVLLALVHAELGGMFPVAGGTARYPHYTFGGLAGMSFGWFSWLQAATVAPIEVEAMIGYAGHWSFAQGFEHANGTLTPSGFVVAVVLMAVFVAVNFLGVRLLAQTNSAATWWKVFIPLVAIFVLAFTHFHASNFTSHGFIPYGIKGVLGAISTSGIIFALLGFEQAIQLSGESKNPKRDIPRAVLGSVFIGAAIYTLLQIVYIGALPGSSFVKGWANLAYQGISGPFAGLATVIGLGWLAWILYIDALISPGGTGLIYTTSTSRISYGLSRNGYAPQLFEKTDKRGVPWFGLLISFVTGVVCFLPFPSWQQLVSFITSASVLMYAGAPLAFGVLRGRLPERNRPYRLPLGNVVAPVSFVVASLIIYWSGWNTLWRLGFAILFGYLLLGSYAFYATKKNLPNAPQMNWKSAQWLPVYLIGLGIISKLGGFGTGSLNDLTLGWDILVITVFSLGIYYWARAVGLPAEDIERNIEDVEVVDEGGH
- a CDS encoding DUF6299 family protein — encoded protein: MRIAPAPLRGRARSRSAGSRAAGLFGATALLALFAGAAPADAVNGAVHGALAGSAVSVDSQGTVAPDGTVTLSGSYQCMTGGAVFVSSSLRIGNQSSSIGNGTQATCDGAQHRWISQGKPDQLLVKPGAAQVQATLVHLTEGALVPMPEFLAAQSQDITLVADGS
- a CDS encoding esterase/lipase family protein is translated as MLLALTGLGAGALPATAAVPGYLTLEANYTSVANGWDHVERYLDTTPGFTQEQYPPDGRGDQDGQRLTFFGGVAEPFSGRFLLYSAPGWNTGTHQVPVLLVHGANDNPDRAWADPGESGGYGCGTTPCPDTGLMQYLSSRGYRVFAIGFAQKQGDNLMQAQEVGDAIALIRAKLNVPQVDLVGWSKGEVSARAYVSSLAPSWGRPYAGDVRKLITLGGPNGGYDYPFAHGWAHDFSIWPECGGTVNAPSPHLDMTCYGTYTAHPEFAFTPTDGYDDYPGQRQMLARWDGTYGVDETQQDWYTTYYGGTGVYTSGTGIQAAIDAGSLIAPLQRAGVPASISTYLLAGGTPNVLGIFNEDRGPSDGVVFEASALDTAGIGDVAGTALIAGANHLELGWDGAASAQVVSWLN
- a CDS encoding alpha/beta fold hydrolase is translated as MPRIGTTRLTVNYAEIEGRTGEPVLLVHGNVSDSRFWRQTMRDLPEQFRPIAPDLRGFGATDPLPVDARRGVRDYAEDLLALIEALELGRLHLVGWSLGGGVALQLLRDEPGLLRSVTLVNPVSPYGFGGTQGVQGWLNSPDGAGSGGGAANPEFVRRLAEGDTGDDSPFSPRNVLAGCYLAPPTTPGGADLPEAETYLAAMLATRCGDGHYPGDQRPSRAWPGFAPGDRGVLNALAPTHFRVTDLEAIDPKPPILWIRGTEDVIVSDTSLFDLAHLGALGAVPHWPGPRACPAQPMVAQTRAVLARYAEAGGSVREVAVRGAGHSVQLERPKEFMAALAGFLN
- a CDS encoding SGNH/GDSL hydrolase family protein, which encodes MRSLLSRRLRAAACATALGATLLALGAGPASAAAPGTRYYLALGDSLAAGFQTLPGGGSEVGHGYAQDLAATLGRRAEQAGHPFSFTDLGCPGETTGSMINGGCSYPHPYAGTQLATAIAFLKAHHGDDLTVTLDIGANDVDGCATGGSLDAACAAKGIATAGWDLNTILGKLKAAAGPRTRFVGMNLYDPFLADWMTGAQGEVLAGLSIPLADTLNGTLDVVDALHGVPTADVSKAFDTNSLLPLVPLDGQQVPLDVARIMTWTNMARKDIHANDTGYQVIADTFLAKLS